The following proteins come from a genomic window of Rutidosis leptorrhynchoides isolate AG116_Rl617_1_P2 chromosome 10, CSIRO_AGI_Rlap_v1, whole genome shotgun sequence:
- the LOC139872684 gene encoding eukaryotic translation initiation factor 3 subunit K: MGREVQQQQQQQTVSSQSQMSYTVQQLVSVNPYNPDILPDLENYVNEQVSSQTYSLDANLCLLRLYQFEPERMSLQIVARILIKALMAMPAPDFSLCLFLIPEKVQMDEQLKTLIVLSHYLETANFRLFWDEAAKSRHILEVVPGFEQAIQEYAVHVLSLSYQKVRISVIAEAINVEGPSLDNFLEHQVATNGWILEKGKGGQLVSLPQNEFNHPEMKRSAADSIPLDHITRIFPLLG; encoded by the exons atggGAAGAGAggtgcagcagcagcagcagcagcagacgGTGTCGTCTCAATCACAAATGTCATACACTGTCCAACAACTCGTTTCCGTCAATCCCTATAACCCTGACATACTTCCCGATCTCGAAAATTATGTTAACGAACAG GTTTCATCGCAGACCTACAGTTTAGATGCAAATCTTTGTCTTCTTCGTCTCTATCAG TTTGAGCCAGAGAGGATGAGCCTTCAGATTGTCGCTCGCATTTTGATCAAG GCTCTTATGGCAATGCCTGCCCCAGACTTCAGCTTGTGTCTCTTTTTGATTCCAGAAAAAGTG CAAATGGATGAACAGTTAAAGACTCTCATCGTTCTCTCCCACTATTTGGAG ACTGCTAATTTTCGTCTATTTTGGGATGAAGCAGCTAAAAGCCGCCATATTCTAGAAGTTGTGCCAG GATTTGAGCAAGCAATTCAAGAATATGCGGTGCATGTCCTGTCACTGTCGTACCAAAAGGTCCGGATATCAGTTATTGCTGAg GCTATTAATGTTGAGGGTCCGTCTTTGGATAATTTTCTTGAGCATCAAGTTGCAACTAATGGCTGGATCTTGGAGAAAGGCAAAGGAGGACAACTTGTTTCACTGCCTCAGAATGAGTTTAATCATCCTGAAATGAAGAGAAGTGCTGCTGACAGCATTCCGTTGGATCATATTACTCGCATTTTTCCTCTTCTTGGTTAA
- the LOC139871518 gene encoding probable pectinesterase/pectinesterase inhibitor 40: protein MECCSKNYSSSSSSSSSSSSSSRSSLLSWSLVLTTIIPAAFIVLLYPLLFSYHSHSHSHPLSPSPFSNTTSPAAQFTPPPNQHLHPFIKNTCTNTLYPSLCFHTLLLLTTTNNNNNIPTTINYHQQDEANNHSTLRHLLQFSIHKTINRVTKSRSRIMQAQQSTPNNTTTNWVDNCIELLDQTLYELQESIKPLLPSTSYSAIKNLLSAAMTNENTCIEAFSDDIPQTNRSRRLGRYLQKSLTPIMRMISNCLAIVNYIEDTIASATTTRLVTKQQQQQDFLIGLGDRHPDHHHHHHHHLVPSWMTAADRILMQTPPHPTVVVALDGTGNFTTIAAAVSSAPNRTSPATSTRFVIQIKAGIYYENLVIPRHKINIMLFGQGMNSTIITGSRNFVDGYTTFTSATLTVIGNNFLARDLTIINTSGPEKHQAVAVRVTSDAAFYRCQFISHQDTLYAHSLSQLYRECAIHGTVDFIFGNAAAIFERCLILVRKPILGQRNVITAQGRLDPNQNTGISLQDCTVMAAPDFSITERANFSTFLGRPWRNYSRTIVMRSYLGDIIDPQGWCAWDKYSNLNTVEYIEYMNFGPGADTRNRVQWAGYHSNSSTDVDKFTIHSFLHGADEWLRSTDLPLCTGLYAKECKTQGASTQVY from the exons atggagtgttgttcCAAGAATTACTCCTCCTcctcgtcgtcatcatcatcatcatcatcatcatcaagatcatcaTTGTTATCTTGGTCACTTGTTTtgacaacaattatcccagcagcATTCATAGTTCTTCTCTATCCCTTGTTATTCTCCTACCATTCACATTCACATTCACATCCACTTTCACCTTCACCTTTTTCAAATACAACATCGCCGGCGGCGCAATTCACACCTCCCCCAAATCAGCATTTACACCCGTTTATCAAAAACACCTGCACCAACACTCTCTACCCTTCTCTCTGTTTTCATACCCTACTACTATTaactaccaccaacaacaacaacaacatccctACTACTATTAACTACCACCAACAAGATGAAGCTAACAACCATTCAACCCTACGCCATCTCCTTCAATTCTCCATCCACAAAACCATTAACCGTGTTACTAAATCCCGTTCAAGAATCATGCAGGCTCAACAAAGTACACCTAATAACACCACCACTAATTGGGTTGACAATTGTATCGAATTGCTTGATCAAACCCTTTATGAACTCCAAGAATCTATCAAACCCTTATT ACCTTCTACTTCTTATTCCGCCATCAAAAATCTTCTGAGTGCCGCCATGACTAACGAAAACACCTGCATTGAAGCTTTCTCTGACGACATCCCCCAAACAAACCGCAGTCGTCGTCTTGGCCGTTACCTGCAGAAATCTCTGACGCCCATCATGCGTATGATTAGTAACTGCTTGGCCATCGTCAACTACATCGAAGACACCATAGCATCTGCCACTACTACTCGTCTTGTTaccaagcaacaacaacaacaagacttCCTAATTGGTCTTGGTGATCGTCAtccagatcatcatcatcatcatcatcatcatcttgtccCATCTTGGATGACCGCTGCCGACCGTATACTCATGCAGACACCTCCCCATCCCACAGTCGTTGTAGCCTTAGATGGGACGGGTAATTTCACCACCATCGCCGCTGCGGTTTCATCCGCCCCAAACCGTACGTCCCCTGCTACTAGTACTCGCTTTGTCATTCAAATAAAAGCTGGCATCTACTATGAAAATTTGGTGATTCCTAGACACAAGATTAACATCATGCTCTTTGGACAAGGTATGAACTCAACAATCATCACTGGCTCCAGAAACTTTGTCGACGGCTACACAACCTTCACCTCCGCAACCCTAA CTGTTATTGGGAATAATTTCTTGGCAAGAGACCTAACAATCATCAACACGTCTGGTCCGGAGAAGCATCAGGCAGTAGCCGTAAGAGTGACATCAGATGCTGCATTCTATCGTTGCCAATTCATCTCCCATCAAGATACCCTCTACGCTCACTCTCTTAGCCAGCTGTATCGTGAGTGTGCAATCCACGGCACCGTTGATTTCATCTTTGGTAACGCAGCAGCTATCTTTGAAAGATGTCTTATACTCGTCCGCAAGCCAATCCTAGGTCAGAGAAACGTCATTACCGCACAAGGGAGATTAGATCCAAACCAGAACACGGGCATATCATTACAGGATTGCACTGTAATGGCTGCACCAGATTTTTCGATTACTGAAAGGGCTAATTTCTCAACATTTCTTGGTAGGCCATGGAGGAACTATTCCAGAACCATCGTCATGAGGAGCTATCTAGGGGACATTATTGATCCCCAAGGTTGGTGCGCATGGGATAAATACAGCAACCTCAACACCGTGGAATACATTGAATATATGAACTTTGGGCCTGGTGCAGATACAAGAAACAGGGTTCAGTGGGCTGGTTATCACAGCAATTCTAGTACAGATGTTGACAAGTTCACCATACACTCCTTTTTACATGGAGCCGATGAATGGTTAAGGTCAACAGACTTACCCCTCTGCACTGGTCTTTATGCCAAAGAATGTAAAACACAAGGAGCCTCAACACAGGTTTATTGA